From Bacillota bacterium, the proteins below share one genomic window:
- the tuf gene encoding elongation factor Tu (EF-Tu; promotes GTP-dependent binding of aminoacyl-tRNA to the A-site of ribosomes during protein biosynthesis; when the tRNA anticodon matches the mRNA codon, GTP hydrolysis results; the inactive EF-Tu-GDP leaves the ribosome and release of GDP is promoted by elongation factor Ts; many prokaryotes have two copies of the gene encoding EF-Tu): MAKQKFERTKPHVNVGTIGHVDHGKTTLTAAVTYCLSSAGYA, from the coding sequence ATGGCCAAACAGAAATTTGAGAGGACGAAACCCCATGTCAATGTAGGAACGATCGGTCATGTTGACCATGGCAAGACCACTTTGACTGCGGCGGTCACGTATTGTTTATCGAGTGCGGGTTATGCA